DNA from Fusobacterium sp.:
TAAAAAAATGACTGATCCTATATTGGAAATAAAGGAGATAACTCAGAAAATTTCAGAACTTGATTTTAATAGAAAATTTGAAAAAGATAGTAAGGATGAAATAGGGGAATTGGGTTATGCTATTAATAGAATGGGAGATACATTAGAAAAAAGTATAGATGAATTAAATAAAGTCAATAAAAAACTTATGTTGGATATTGAAAATGAAAAAAGATTGGATAAATTGAGAAAAGAATTTATTGCAAGTGTCAGCCACGAGCTAAAAACACCTATATCAATAATACAGGGATATGCTCAAGGGCTAGTTGAAAATATTGCAAATGAAGAAGATAAAAACTTTTATTGTGAAGTTATTGTAGAAGAAAGTTTAAAAATGGATTCGTTGGTTAAGGAGCTTTTATTGATATCACAAATGGAATCAGGATATTTTAAAATGGATATAGAAGAGATAAATTTTTATCCAATAATAAAGGATATAAGAGATAAATATTCCTCTAAGTACAAAAGAATAATTTATAGCGGCAGTAAGGAGATTTTTGTTTTATGTGATGAAAAATATATTGAAAGGGTATTGGATAATCTGATAGTAAATGCTTTAAAGTATTCTTCTGGGGAAAGAGATATAATTATAACTGCAGAAGACCTTGGAAATAAAGAGAGAATAATTGTGAGTAATGAGACAGATAGATTAACTGAAGGAGATCTAGACAGTATCTGGACTCCCTTTTATAGACTGGATAAAGTTAGAGACAGAGATGGACATGGATTGGGTCTATCTATTGTAAGGGGAATATTAGAAAATCATAAAAGTAAATTTGGAGTATATTTTTCAGAAGAGAAGATTGTAAATTTCTGGTTTGAGCTAGCTAAAAGAACAGATGATATAAAAGATATCTATAATGATGAAGAATTAGAAGCTGAAGAAGTATAAAACAGAAATAAAGGTAATT
Protein-coding regions in this window:
- a CDS encoding HAMP domain-containing sensor histidine kinase, with the protein product MFSVVVMIILGLLVTNSIYLEKFYIKNKKEKLVELGKILVDPKYVIDFQNLEMHSNVAILIKKNQELYKLETESILSKGEIDDIAEKLRENEYVFEEITLLDYRGKVLILFMPYRSDRYIEIITPLSFIQEGLEISTRYHLLIIMLALVIGSSMSFIFSKKMTDPILEIKEITQKISELDFNRKFEKDSKDEIGELGYAINRMGDTLEKSIDELNKVNKKLMLDIENEKRLDKLRKEFIASVSHELKTPISIIQGYAQGLVENIANEEDKNFYCEVIVEESLKMDSLVKELLLISQMESGYFKMDIEEINFYPIIKDIRDKYSSKYKRIIYSGSKEIFVLCDEKYIERVLDNLIVNALKYSSGERDIIITAEDLGNKERIIVSNETDRLTEGDLDSIWTPFYRLDKVRDRDGHGLGLSIVRGILENHKSKFGVYFSEEKIVNFWFELAKRTDDIKDIYNDEELEAEEV